From Pyrenophora tritici-repentis strain M4 chromosome 1, whole genome shotgun sequence, the proteins below share one genomic window:
- a CDS encoding PTR2, Dipeptide-tripeptide permease: MSSGANLEIVDAAMAHAVPVHNDVRASSSLEKQEKSLRTSEDLLGPNGEQYPTEEEWQTLRKVYGKVNWMIYIIGIVEMCERFAYYGTTAVFVNFIQRDLPTTGPFPEAGAAGDGQPGALGMGQRASTGLTQFNAFFSYIMPLVGGWVADEYWGKFKTIYFAIGVATAGHILIIIAAIPQVMGPNPNGALASFILGLILFGTGVGFFKCCISPLIAEQYEASHPRAYIRTEPSGERVIVDPGITYSRVYMRYYLLINVGALIGQVSMVYAEKYVGFWLSFTLPTILFVFCPLLMVLFSKHYVKKPPQGDVLVKSMRVYGLVLKGRFSMNPVRTWRNLSDPNIWDSAKPSKITNKPVWMTFDDAWVEEVRRGIKACQVFFWLPIFWLPYSQMTNNLVSQASTMKLNGVPNDIIHNLNPFTLLICIPIFDKLVYPKLAHWNINFTPLKKIQAGFICAMLSMVVAAVIQHFIYQKSPCGKYPTDCDQPPDLSVWTQVPAYVLIAFSEIFASITGLEYAYTKAPKNMRSLVTGMFWFTHAFSSAIAQAFVPLAGDPLLVWLYVSIAILTFFGWIGFAWTFRSLDKENDQLDKLPEGGFQSNAEYTAAKTESVERA; the protein is encoded by the exons ATGTCTAGTGGCGCTAATCTTGAGATCGTCGATGCCGCGATGGCGCATGCCGTCCCAGTACACAACGATGTGCGAGCCAGCTCAAGTTTGGAAAAACAGGAAAAATCTTTGAGAACCTCCGAGGATCTTCTTGGACCCAATGGCGAACAATACCCTACAGAGGAAGAATGGCAGACGCTTCGTAAAGTGTATGGCAAGGTCAACTGGATGA TCTATATTATCGGCATCGTGGAGATGTGTGAGCGATTTGCTTACTATGGCACGACTGCAGTTTTTGTCAACTTCATACAGAGGGATCTGCCTACCACAGGCCCATTCCCAGAAGCCGGTGCAGCTGGCGATGGTCAGCCGGGTGCTTTGGGAATGGGACAGCGTGCTAGCACTGGCCTCACTCAGTTCAACGCTTTCTTCTCATACATCATGCCTCTAGTTG GTGGCTGGGTCGCAGATGAGTATTGGGGGAAGTTCAAAACCATATACTTTGCCATCGGCGTTGCCACAGCTGGACACATCTTGATCATCATTGCCGCTATACCTCAGGTCATGGGACCAAATCCAAACGGCGCACTTGCCTCATTCATTCTGGGGTTGATCCTCTTCGGGACTGGTGTTGGCTTCTTCAAGTGTTGCATCTCTCCGTTGATTGCGGAGCAATACGAGGCCAGTCATCCCCGAGCTTATATTCGCACCGAGCCTAGTGGAGAACGTGTCATCGTAGACCCGGGCATCACCTACTCCCGAGTCTACATGCGTTACTACCTGTTGATCAATGTTGGAGCGCTGATCGGTCAAGTGTCTATGG TCTATGCTGAGAAATATGTCGGCTTCTGGCTCTCTTTTACGCTGCCGACAATTCTTTTTGTCTTTTGCCCGCTTCTTATGGTTTTGTTTAGCAAGCATTACGTGAAGAAGCCTCCACAAGGAGATGTCCTCGTCAAGTCCATGAGGGTGTATGGTTTGGTTTTGAAGGGCCGCTTCTCCATGAATCCTGTTCGGACATGGAGGAACCTATCGGATCCGAACATTTGGGACAGCGCGAAGCCAAGCAAGATTACTAACAAGCCCGTATGGATGACCTTCGATGATGCCTGGGTCGAAGAAGTGCGACGTGGAATCAAAGCATGTCAAGTGTTCTTCTGGTTGCCAATCTTTTGGCTACCGTACAGTCAAAT GACGAACAATTTGGTCTCTCAAGCATCGACCATGAAACTGAACGGGGTACCAAACGACATCATTCACAACCTGAACCCTTTCACGTTGTTAATTTGTATTCCGATCTTCGATAAGTTGGTGTATCCAAAGCTCGCTCATTGGAACATCAACTTCACGCCATTGAAGAAGATCCAGGCTGGTTTCATCTGTGCCATGCTTTCGATGGTCGTCGCAGCTGTCATCCAACACTTCATCTACCAGAAGTCACCTTGTGGAAAGTACCCCACAGATTGCGATCAGCCCCCGGATCTTTCTGTGTGGACTCAGGTTCCGGCCTATGTGCTCATCGCCTTCTCTGAGATTTTTGCTTCCATCACTGGATTGGAGTATGCCTACACGAAAGCCCCAAAGAACATGCGCTCCTTGGTAACAGGCATGTTTTGGTTCACACATGCTTTCTCTTCGGCCATTGCTCAGGCTTTTGTTCCCTTGGCCGGAGATCCACTACTGGTGTGGCTGTATGTGAGCATTGCAATTCTCACCTTCTTTGGCTGGATCGGTTTCGCATGGACCTTTAGGTCCCTGGACAAAGAGAACGATCAGCTCGACAAACTTCCGGAGGGTGGCTTTCAGTCTAACGCTGAGTACACTGCGGCGAAGACCGAGAGTGTTGAGAGAGCCTGA